The region CCTTAAAAGCTAAAACTACTACGTCATTAATTAATAACCCCTTATCAAGTATCTTTTTATATTTTGATAGAAAACCACCAACTAAATCCATATTAAGTTCTTAGTGGCATTACTAATCCTTGAAAAGTTACATCATCAAATCCTTTTAAATATAAAGGTTTATTACTTTCATTAAAACCCAAAATAATATATTCATCATCAATAGACTGGAGAGCGTCTAACAAATAACGACTACTAATTGTTAAACTTAGTCCTTCTCCACTATAGGCTCGAGGGGTGATTTTTAAAATACTTTCTCCTGTTTCGTTATTCTTAGTACTAAGAGTCACTATTTCTTTATTTACATCAATAGTTAAACGATTAAATTTATCAGAAAAAACCCCAGCCAACTTTAAAGTATTAATAAAATCATTTTTATTAAGCTCTATTCTTGTTTTTAAATCTTTCGGCATCACTTGACGATAGTCTGGATAGACACCATCAATAATCCTGGAGGTAATATGAAGACCATCAGACATAATTGAGATCTGGTTATTATCGGTCATAATCACCAATTCCCCGTCAGTTGGTTGATCACTTAAAATTCTATTTATTTCTAAGGCGTTTTTAAGAGGAATAATTAAATTAATCAACTCTTTAGGGCTGAAGTTATCTAAAATAATAAACTTTTCTGATAATCTAAACCCATCAGTGGATACAAAAAACAGTTTCTGGTCTTCAGAATACAAATAAACACTAGCTATTTCTGGTTTTATATCAGATAAAGCAGCCGCATAAGCTACACTTTTAATTCCTTCTATAAAATTTTTAATTGATATATTAATAACCTTATCGCTTGTCACTTTAGGAATAATAGGAAAATCTTCTGTTGTTTGTGTTTTAAGATTAACTTGACCTTTATTGGTATTAATAATAAACAAATCTTCCTCTTTGTTTATTTCTATTTTTTCATTATTAGGTAAATTTTGAAGTAAATTATTAAGTAAAGAAGGGTTAACTGCCACCTTTAAATCACCTTCTATCTTAGCAGCTACTTCTATTTCTACTCCTATTTCTAAATTTGTTGATTTAACTATTAATTTTTTATTTTCTGTTTCTAAAATTATATTACTCAATATAGGTAAACTTAAATTCTTACCCACAGATCTTTCAGCTTGGTTTACAGCTTTCTGTAGCTTGTCTTTAATAAATTCTATTTTCATATACAAGTTTATTATTAGGGGTGTGGATTTGTGAATAAAAGCTATTTATGGTTGATGTATATAGGTTTTTTAGAATTAATTTCTGGGTATAAGTTTTTGATTAAAATTTAGAATTGATTTATTTTGCTCAAAAAGTAATTGTTTTCCGATGATTATCCCAGTCTTTTACTAAAGTTATACCCTATCTTATACCCAACCTATCCACACTAAGTGTTATATAGAAGGGTTCTAATTTGTTCTATTTCTTGAGTAAGTATTTGGTTAACTTTTAAATCAGTTTTTATTTTCTCATAAGCATGAATAACTGTTGTGTGGTCTCTACCACCTAATTTTTGACCAATATAAGGATAAGAAGTACTAAAATCCTCACGTAGTAAATACATGATTATTTGCCTAGGTTTAACAACCTCCTTTCTTCTAGTTTTTTCATATAAAAACCTCTCTTCAATATTATAAAAATCAGCCACTATTTTCATAACATCTTTAATAGAGATAGTTTTTTTAGGTTTAATATTGTTTTTAATTAAATTTTTTATTTCAGAGACTGTTAACATTCTTTTTTTAGCCTGACTCTGGCAGAGGATGGTATTTAAAGAACCTTCTAATTCCCTAACATTATCTTGAACAGTAGAAGCCACATACTCTAAAACCTCCTTAGGAACATCAAAATTCATAGTTTGAGCTTTAGTTTGTAAGATGGCTAACCGAGATTCATAATCTGGTTTAATCACATCTACAATCATTCCTCCTTCAAAGCGAGAACGGAGACGATCATCAATATTATCAATAAACTTAGGTGATTTATCTGAAGAAAAGACTATTTGTTTGTTGTTTTCATAAAAATTATTAAATAAATGAAATAATTCTTCCTGAGTCCCCTCTTTACCAGAAAAGAATTGAATATCATCCATAATTAAAAGGTCATACTTACGATACTTTTCTTTAAAATAATTACCCTTACCAGATCGGACCAGGTTAACGTAATCAATAGTGAAATTTTCCGAGGTTATATAATAAACTTTCTTATTAACATTTAGTTTTTTTAGGTAATTACCAATAGATTGGATTAAGTGGGTTTTTCCAAGTCCAGTATTACCATAAATAAACAGTGGATTATAATTAGTCCCTGGATTTTTAATTACCGCCTGAGCGGCTGCGTAAGCGACCTCATTGAACGGACCAGTTACAAAGGTATCAAAGGTGTATTTAGGGTTTAGATTGCTCTCCTTATTAATATAGAGGTCTTGAAGGCCTAAAGTGTTCTCAGTAGAAGGAGTACTCTCCATCTGTTGAGTTGCTTGTTTGTTTTGATTGTCACCTAATTTAGCAATAATGTATTCCAAACTTCTTATTTCGGGAGCGTGGGTGCGCAAAGAGCTTAAAATAGCCTTATGGTACTTATTGGTTAACCAATCACGGACAAAAGCGTTAGGGACGCTGATATAAACCACCCCATCGTCTTGTTTGTATATATGAGTATGCCTAAACCAGGTTCCAAAATTAGCC is a window of Candidatus Vogelbacteria bacterium DNA encoding:
- the dnaN gene encoding DNA polymerase III subunit beta — protein: MKIEFIKDKLQKAVNQAERSVGKNLSLPILSNIILETENKKLIVKSTNLEIGVEIEVAAKIEGDLKVAVNPSLLNNLLQNLPNNEKIEINKEEDLFIINTNKGQVNLKTQTTEDFPIIPKVTSDKVINISIKNFIEGIKSVAYAAALSDIKPEIASVYLYSEDQKLFFVSTDGFRLSEKFIILDNFSPKELINLIIPLKNALEINRILSDQPTDGELVIMTDNNQISIMSDGLHITSRIIDGVYPDYRQVMPKDLKTRIELNKNDFINTLKLAGVFSDKFNRLTIDVNKEIVTLSTKNNETGESILKITPRAYSGEGLSLTISSRYLLDALQSIDDEYIILGFNESNKPLYLKGFDDVTFQGLVMPLRT
- the dnaA gene encoding chromosomal replication initiator protein DnaA; the protein is MVNNKTLWDGVLAEMELTLSRANFGTWFRHTHIYKQDDGVVYISVPNAFVRDWLTNKYHKAILSSLRTHAPEIRSLEYIIAKLGDNQNKQATQQMESTPSTENTLGLQDLYINKESNLNPKYTFDTFVTGPFNEVAYAAAQAVIKNPGTNYNPLFIYGNTGLGKTHLIQSIGNYLKKLNVNKKVYYITSENFTIDYVNLVRSGKGNYFKEKYRKYDLLIMDDIQFFSGKEGTQEELFHLFNNFYENNKQIVFSSDKSPKFIDNIDDRLRSRFEGGMIVDVIKPDYESRLAILQTKAQTMNFDVPKEVLEYVASTVQDNVRELEGSLNTILCQSQAKKRMLTVSEIKNLIKNNIKPKKTISIKDVMKIVADFYNIEERFLYEKTRRKEVVKPRQIIMYLLREDFSTSYPYIGQKLGGRDHTTVIHAYEKIKTDLKVNQILTQEIEQIRTLLYNT